A stretch of the Aegilops tauschii subsp. strangulata cultivar AL8/78 chromosome 4, Aet v6.0, whole genome shotgun sequence genome encodes the following:
- the LOC141021510 gene encoding uncharacterized protein — translation MAVSVGVKTWSSEKIVLPVDGDRTTVVLAQEPAPPHITQTHADCTPTQLDREPGTPLLTPTPADSNPVPVDTAPSPPQSTQTRAVSKATAVPKARGPPLRTPSQCLKQKKNCSQDAIETPMAQQNADKILEKSTPLCNGKGSNADQVQDSETSLLFSKKADKNYIEDIETTPKSCLDVVFELLATTAGTSSSYSLPESVRLLESQLQVERHRSDVMRQEAEGLRKSLQNSDAYFLVQQQVLEDLSAKQEKVNKLAKHLASIMGTQDIVS, via the exons atggcagtatctgtgggagtaaaaacatggtcttcagaaaagatcgtgctacctgtcgatggagatagaaccacggttgtacttgcccaagaaccagccccaccacacataacccagactcacgcagattgtacccctacccagttggacagagaaccaggtacaccccttctaaccccaaccccagcagatagtaacccagttcccgttgacacagcaccgtctccaccacagagcacccaaacacgagcagttagtaaggcaactgcagtgcccaaagcacgaggaccaccactccgaaccccaagtcaatgcttaaagcagaagaagaattgttctcag gatgcaattgaaactccaatggcgcaacag aacgcggataaaatattggagaagagtaccccgttatgcaatggtaaaggaagtaatgcagatcaggttcaagatagtgagacatccctgttgttctccaagaaagctgataaaaactatattgaagacattgagacaaccccaaagtcctgtcttgatgtagtgttcgagttactggctactactgctggcaccagctcttcgtactcgctgcctgaatcagttcggcttcttgagtctcaacttcaagttgaaagacatcgatcagatgttatgcgacaggaagccgaaggactgaggaagtccctgcagaattcagatgcatactttctggtgcagcagcaagtgctggaggatttaagcgccaaacaagagaaagttaataagcttgctaagcatcttgccagcattatgggtacccaggatattgtttcttga